Proteins encoded by one window of Halobaculum halobium:
- a CDS encoding tRNA-guanine transglycosylase, with amino-acid sequence MTRGFESLQKSDVGAARTGRLYTPEAPLGGAVDTPAFFPVLNLMGGPTPVSGGIWSRLRNRLFGDDEFQGAMFQAMSFLDFNLSPHHVETWRTEASGLHEWFTDHESPKDNPKPPAFEKPLFVDSGGFKLMNSRTFGEHPEEGGEENDWGIYTNPRSILDLQYDYGADMLATLDYPIPPGLADDEKYERVEKSIDSAVECLRLLEEDEKYADWDPTVYAALHGHSHDEVGYYVSKLLERTNYEDSLDGFAVGSLVPLRSGKIEMLVDIVQGATMAIPPNRRDEFALHVFGIGGQLAPLIAALGVDSYDSSTYVQAAQHQDFINPKDGKKTNATELTADEWNCDCPACEELTDVGVADMKEVFAADRSYKPVEIKRDGETRSYMKSDFYALIAHHNFHVFQREVNEVRDAIMDGSLHTLLTERARQNADLGAGLARAASRWPELRSVVPEGFDIAENAPSNGAELRQTVFNDDGSLAVESSQKTSLEHTPDDFDIRREQFEPSSEKPVCLIVSCSDTKPYSDSKTHLEVANRLSEAGLWNEVEKVSVSGLYGPVPQEFETHDAVLSYDYFLTDADTDQVNRVQNRLVEFLEAHKDQYRAVFAYVTTKTYRTTIEEAFDQAGVGTMLPSDPAVRRVTEHFRNSNLDELAVSIRAVLSSEETPEA; translated from the coding sequence ATGACACGTGGTTTCGAATCGCTCCAGAAGTCAGATGTCGGAGCTGCCAGAACCGGTAGGCTGTATACCCCTGAGGCCCCCCTAGGCGGTGCTGTCGATACTCCGGCGTTCTTTCCAGTCCTCAACCTCATGGGCGGGCCGACGCCCGTTTCTGGTGGCATCTGGAGCCGACTCCGAAACCGATTGTTCGGCGACGACGAGTTCCAGGGCGCGATGTTCCAAGCGATGAGCTTCCTGGATTTCAATCTCAGCCCACACCACGTCGAAACATGGCGAACTGAGGCGAGCGGCCTTCACGAGTGGTTCACCGACCACGAATCTCCAAAAGACAACCCAAAACCACCAGCGTTCGAGAAACCGCTGTTCGTCGACTCGGGAGGGTTCAAACTCATGAACTCCCGAACGTTCGGAGAACATCCCGAGGAAGGGGGAGAAGAGAATGACTGGGGAATCTACACTAACCCTCGGTCTATCCTTGATTTACAGTACGACTATGGAGCGGACATGCTTGCCACGCTTGACTATCCGATCCCACCTGGACTCGCCGATGATGAAAAATATGAGCGGGTTGAGAAGAGCATCGACAGCGCCGTCGAATGTCTCAGGCTCTTAGAAGAAGATGAGAAGTACGCAGACTGGGATCCAACGGTTTACGCCGCGCTCCATGGGCACAGCCATGACGAGGTCGGATACTACGTCTCAAAACTGCTTGAGCGGACTAACTACGAGGATTCACTCGATGGGTTCGCAGTTGGCTCGCTTGTCCCACTACGGTCTGGAAAGATCGAAATGCTCGTTGATATCGTTCAGGGAGCTACGATGGCGATCCCGCCGAACCGACGTGACGAATTCGCTTTGCACGTCTTCGGTATTGGAGGGCAATTAGCCCCTCTCATCGCTGCTCTCGGGGTAGACAGCTATGACTCGTCCACGTACGTACAGGCAGCACAGCATCAGGACTTCATCAACCCCAAAGACGGAAAGAAAACTAACGCGACGGAACTCACAGCCGACGAGTGGAACTGTGATTGCCCTGCATGCGAAGAATTGACTGACGTAGGCGTCGCCGATATGAAGGAGGTCTTCGCGGCAGATCGTTCATACAAGCCGGTTGAGATCAAGCGAGACGGCGAGACGCGGTCATACATGAAGAGCGATTTCTATGCGCTGATAGCACATCACAACTTCCACGTGTTCCAGCGGGAGGTGAACGAAGTCCGAGACGCCATCATGGACGGGTCGCTGCATACGCTCCTTACAGAGCGTGCTAGACAAAACGCGGATCTTGGTGCCGGACTCGCTCGCGCTGCGAGCAGATGGCCCGAACTTCGTTCGGTGGTTCCAGAAGGATTCGACATTGCGGAAAACGCTCCTTCTAACGGCGCTGAGCTACGACAGACCGTGTTCAACGATGATGGATCACTAGCCGTCGAGTCATCTCAAAAGACCTCGCTCGAACACACTCCCGATGACTTCGATATTCGACGCGAACAATTTGAGCCCTCGTCAGAGAAGCCTGTCTGTCTGATAGTCTCTTGTAGCGACACGAAGCCGTACAGTGATTCGAAGACCCACTTAGAAGTCGCCAATCGTCTCAGCGAAGCTGGCCTCTGGAATGAGGTAGAAAAAGTCTCTGTCTCTGGATTATACGGGCCCGTTCCACAAGAGTTCGAAACCCACGACGCAGTGCTGTCGTATGACTACTTCCTGACGGATGCGGACACCGACCAAGTCAATCGCGTACAAAACCGCCTCGTCGAATTCCTCGAAGCACACAAAGATCAATACAGAGCTGTCTTCGCGTATGTGACGACGAAGACATACAGAACTACGATCGAGGAGGCGTTCGATCAAGCAGGAGTCGGGACAATGTTACCGTCTGATCCAGCAGTTCGTCGAGTTACGGAACACTTCCGAAACTCAAACCTGGATGAGCTGGCTGTTAGCATCCGGGCTGTCCTGTCCTCAGAAGAAACACCCGAGGCGTAG
- a CDS encoding DUF6884 domain-containing protein — MTELLIQGCSQRKNDPNKPVPPEQLYDGYFFRILEANRSESGRNIEVVVLSAKHGFVTQEDRITKYDTQMTQNRATELNSDIVQSFNEYVRDSDFSDVWVNVGQPYLRALDGIESGIQAEFHYLQGRLGERGHHLKRLLQGDHETVKDELSHID; from the coding sequence ATGACCGAGTTGCTGATCCAGGGTTGTTCGCAACGCAAAAACGACCCCAATAAGCCGGTTCCACCGGAGCAGCTCTACGACGGGTACTTCTTCAGAATCTTAGAGGCAAACCGATCAGAATCTGGGAGGAACATAGAAGTCGTAGTTCTCTCTGCGAAACACGGTTTCGTTACTCAGGAAGACCGGATCACAAAGTACGATACACAAATGACTCAGAACCGTGCCACTGAACTTAATTCAGATATAGTTCAATCGTTTAATGAGTACGTTCGTGATTCTGATTTTTCCGACGTGTGGGTGAACGTCGGTCAGCCGTATCTCAGGGCGCTCGATGGTATCGAGTCAGGTATTCAAGCAGAATTCCACTACCTACAGGGTAGGCTGGGTGAACGTGGACATCATCTCAAACGTCTCTTACAGGGAGACCACGAGACCGTCAAAGACGAACTCTCCCACATAGATTGA
- a CDS encoding tRNA-guanine transglycosylase, whose translation MTSFETSARVGDARSGKLHCRDTVVETPHLFPVINFYCGGLARTHFGGGVFRTVKEFLSNEVPAANGTDYSEYFRGVMTSVASLTDFGLSRERYLSYLETPVKSRPEFAEFDGALFVDSGGYKLLNEGSLSGTNFSIETSQKLIHGIQRAFGADIAVNLDLPFEESDVYRDRVSKTEATASFAAEFVNMDAEGSRRYLTVHGYSKAMLDRFFDTVARTLPGPIDQFYDGIAFGGLVPKKDDLNGLINAVSSLKTVLAERNLSHLPIHVLGISGRAMPLLIALGVDTFDSSTYLHSAINGKYSTSLFTSTNVAEADFDICDCPVCTSPALRQQMRGDAEYQKDILGPVAVHNLILQQQFVKRLRRSIAEGNREQLRTFLENAYQDRPQSRKFAYRVINQTLGSYF comes from the coding sequence ATGACCAGTTTCGAAACATCCGCGCGAGTTGGTGACGCAAGAAGTGGAAAACTCCACTGCCGAGACACAGTAGTAGAGACACCACACTTGTTTCCAGTAATAAATTTCTACTGTGGGGGACTCGCGCGTACTCACTTTGGCGGAGGTGTATTTCGAACAGTCAAAGAATTCCTCTCAAACGAAGTTCCTGCGGCCAACGGAACAGATTATAGCGAATATTTCAGAGGTGTCATGACATCAGTTGCATCACTGACTGATTTCGGATTGAGTAGAGAGCGATACCTCTCGTACCTCGAGACACCAGTCAAGTCCCGTCCGGAGTTCGCCGAATTCGATGGGGCGCTGTTCGTCGATTCGGGAGGCTACAAACTACTAAATGAGGGGTCGCTTAGTGGTACAAATTTTTCAATCGAGACGAGCCAGAAACTCATCCATGGGATACAACGAGCATTTGGCGCGGACATCGCTGTCAATCTCGACCTGCCGTTCGAGGAAAGTGATGTGTATCGTGACCGCGTCAGCAAAACCGAAGCCACGGCTTCCTTCGCAGCCGAATTCGTGAACATGGATGCTGAAGGGTCAAGGCGCTACTTGACCGTTCATGGGTACTCAAAGGCGATGCTCGACCGGTTCTTTGACACAGTAGCACGGACACTCCCTGGGCCTATCGATCAGTTTTATGATGGAATCGCATTCGGTGGCTTAGTCCCGAAAAAAGACGATTTGAATGGGCTGATTAACGCCGTGTCTAGCTTAAAAACGGTTCTCGCAGAACGGAATCTGTCACATCTACCGATCCACGTTTTAGGAATCTCGGGACGTGCGATGCCGTTATTGATTGCCCTGGGCGTGGACACATTCGATTCCTCGACGTACCTCCATTCTGCGATCAACGGGAAGTACAGTACATCTCTATTTACTAGCACGAACGTGGCGGAAGCTGATTTCGATATCTGTGACTGCCCAGTATGTACTTCTCCTGCACTCCGTCAACAAATGCGAGGTGACGCGGAGTACCAGAAGGACATCTTGGGTCCAGTTGCAGTACACAATCTAATACTTCAACAACAATTTGTCAAACGGCTCCGCCGCTCAATAGCTGAAGGGAACCGTGAACAGCTACGAACGTTTCTTGAAAACGCGTACCAGGACCGCCCGCAAAGTAGGAAGTTCGCGTATCGCGTGATCAACCAGACGCTGGGGTCGTACTTCTGA
- a CDS encoding ATP-binding protein yields MSEQLEYRKPSVNEVNEFLEIASDFQDPLELIREALSNSYDAKASRVTIEIDQRFDGRTRIRIQDDGNGMDEEGLTSFFDLGNSTKEDSIGYKGHGTKIYYKSDLVEVDTAKDGVGYRAVMEDPWEKLNSHELPEYSLYSGTGVDETYTNIEIVGFRSGEGFSAGKLTYNRINHYINWKTIGGSLAHRLAADPHEMEIRVELDDVFDDTRNELVQQSRFEFPQERTDLQRLDDIESACKHYPYRQRTVEVNGREVTYDIVGFVAGKEAREELPTYGRHSTQFGIWLAKDHIKVERVPSVVGSDHETPRFFFVANCQELELSANRETVRNKSSALFDALVSDLKRFLDRVVEDPWYREYLAQRKTVEIEESADEAAGSIQDRIERARYANTVSVSNSHELIARCTEYASSGGSFGQIVDFDSTEDIEAIVEKGGEYRAVALTPSLHDLFVAERAVREADQIICWEYGDLDILRQIEVDGYLGRDIQFVLSAEEPYCELDGERIPVLELQQCFS; encoded by the coding sequence ATGAGCGAACAACTCGAATACAGAAAACCGTCGGTCAACGAGGTGAACGAGTTTCTGGAGATCGCGAGCGATTTTCAGGACCCACTGGAACTGATCCGTGAAGCCTTATCTAACTCGTATGATGCAAAAGCCAGTCGTGTCACGATCGAAATTGACCAACGCTTCGACGGTCGAACGAGGATCCGGATCCAAGACGATGGGAACGGAATGGATGAGGAAGGACTAACGTCTTTTTTTGATCTCGGAAACTCAACTAAGGAAGACAGTATCGGATACAAAGGTCATGGAACGAAAATCTACTACAAGAGTGATCTAGTTGAGGTAGACACGGCAAAGGATGGAGTCGGCTATCGTGCCGTTATGGAAGATCCGTGGGAGAAACTCAACAGTCATGAACTCCCAGAGTACTCGCTGTATAGCGGAACAGGGGTCGACGAGACGTATACAAACATCGAGATTGTCGGGTTCCGGTCCGGTGAGGGATTTAGTGCTGGGAAGTTAACATACAACAGAATCAACCACTATATCAACTGGAAAACGATCGGTGGGTCGCTCGCACATCGGCTTGCTGCAGACCCACACGAGATGGAGATCAGAGTAGAGTTGGATGACGTGTTCGACGACACCAGAAACGAGTTGGTCCAGCAGTCCCGGTTCGAATTCCCTCAAGAGCGAACAGATCTTCAGAGGCTCGACGACATTGAATCCGCTTGTAAGCACTACCCATACCGTCAGCGGACAGTCGAAGTCAACGGAAGAGAAGTTACGTACGATATTGTAGGCTTTGTCGCTGGGAAAGAAGCTCGAGAAGAGCTCCCGACGTACGGGCGACACTCAACGCAATTCGGCATCTGGCTTGCCAAGGACCACATCAAAGTCGAGCGTGTCCCTAGTGTGGTTGGGTCAGATCACGAGACGCCGCGATTCTTTTTTGTCGCCAACTGCCAAGAACTGGAATTATCTGCGAACCGTGAAACAGTCCGAAACAAGTCGAGTGCACTGTTCGACGCCCTCGTATCAGATCTAAAGCGGTTCCTCGATCGAGTTGTTGAGGACCCATGGTACCGGGAATACTTAGCTCAGCGCAAAACCGTCGAGATTGAGGAGTCCGCAGATGAGGCCGCAGGGTCGATCCAAGATAGAATTGAGCGCGCCCGATATGCAAACACAGTCTCTGTGTCCAACTCCCACGAACTGATCGCACGGTGTACGGAGTATGCATCATCGGGCGGATCCTTCGGTCAAATTGTGGATTTCGACTCCACGGAGGACATTGAGGCAATCGTGGAAAAAGGAGGAGAGTATCGGGCAGTCGCGCTAACACCTTCGCTACACGACCTCTTCGTGGCGGAGCGTGCGGTTCGAGAAGCCGACCAGATCATTTGCTGGGAGTACGGTGACTTGGATATACTCCGACAGATCGAGGTTGACGGATATCTCGGCAGAGATATTCAGTTCGTCCTGTCGGCAGAAGAGCCGTACTGCGAACTTGATGGTGAGAGAATACCGGTCCTAGAGTTACAGCAATGTTTCTCGTAA
- a CDS encoding DUF262 domain-containing protein — protein sequence MSEENDVPLCAKRVFLYPGDPDGTGIIKYDADDYIGGYSEIDFVDSTQFIRSLEEDITLRNRSLLQVTDGARFEVPEYQRNYSWTEDQHEELWETVREILSLQSTSGQKPSDTYFGTVYVAKSPKQDNVEVIDGQQRLSTFAILLHNLGKKLDEKIPEVSGELSSYAEHVRDIYIDELLYRQQGPKEVPFLQLNDHDNAFFEALFSEDEDVVKSVVEKMDQYDGRKTNAIQLKELLEEFEVDEEVYSEVGLDTDNGVLDSFRYYAESHQKLVAADDFYGEKIEQFLNHKRFETEEHEVRALVNMTHFVLRSLRVSECLFETNDQELRIEVFQSLNDRGVELTKMDKVRARIVGRFQGESDQDKQIGRWDSVVQEFGGNADDVEEFLAHYFAATEKEFETVTDAKNELLEAFRLKNISRTSIKSRLANPGDARDFLEELQEYAVRYREITNADLVDDDKQLNQDYREECESILRRLNGLGTSQWRPFVMYVYQKVTETPGQNEFLRDILKTVENITFRVAISPHVATVVDSTYPKSTQKFIELERSGSEFDVEKISRELIDNIDSGARQVFGEDFADSLISESNWQNNQTKQLFLKLADEYYRRENRTGITKTGISDATDEVHIEHILPLNFFQKYKQNPYAWPEFFFSGERDKPLEGRIDLLRRHKAAEIDSDSDGSEVVERVVSSIQENFVRDLGNMMLLDSKLNQSIKNRLFSVKLREYHSEHAKDLTNVVNEFFSEGGAIDGRSLNELSRIDLPDDETDPDAAKIVTEFNKWWNYERAVDRKAELITEIIDSLSFSVIDDEFETIRPNVEELVREDYNTRFMLMSA from the coding sequence ATGTCCGAAGAGAACGACGTTCCGCTCTGCGCTAAGCGTGTATTCCTATATCCGGGGGATCCGGATGGAACTGGCATCATCAAATACGACGCTGATGATTATATCGGTGGATACTCAGAAATCGATTTTGTTGACAGCACTCAGTTCATCCGCTCGCTTGAGGAGGATATCACGCTGAGGAACAGATCGCTACTACAAGTCACTGACGGGGCTAGATTCGAGGTCCCCGAGTACCAGCGCAATTACAGCTGGACAGAAGATCAACATGAAGAACTGTGGGAAACGGTCCGTGAAATCCTATCGCTGCAATCAACGTCGGGACAGAAACCGTCAGACACGTACTTCGGAACGGTATACGTAGCTAAGTCTCCGAAGCAGGACAATGTTGAGGTTATTGACGGACAGCAGAGACTCTCGACTTTCGCAATCCTCCTCCATAACCTCGGAAAGAAACTTGACGAGAAGATTCCAGAAGTTTCTGGCGAACTCAGCTCCTACGCAGAACACGTCCGAGATATCTATATTGATGAGCTTCTCTACCGGCAACAGGGTCCGAAAGAGGTACCATTCCTCCAACTCAACGATCACGACAATGCGTTCTTTGAGGCTCTATTCAGCGAAGACGAGGACGTGGTAAAGTCCGTAGTAGAGAAGATGGATCAATATGACGGCCGGAAGACGAACGCCATCCAGCTGAAAGAACTTCTTGAAGAGTTTGAAGTCGATGAGGAAGTATACAGCGAAGTTGGATTGGACACCGACAACGGTGTTCTAGATTCGTTCCGTTACTACGCCGAATCGCATCAGAAACTCGTAGCCGCAGACGATTTTTACGGCGAGAAGATCGAACAGTTCCTCAACCACAAACGGTTCGAGACGGAAGAACACGAAGTCCGTGCTTTGGTCAATATGACCCACTTCGTCTTGAGGTCGCTTCGCGTTTCCGAGTGTCTGTTCGAGACCAACGATCAAGAACTCCGGATCGAAGTGTTCCAGTCACTCAACGACCGTGGAGTGGAGTTAACGAAGATGGACAAAGTCCGAGCGCGTATCGTGGGGCGATTCCAAGGGGAATCCGATCAAGACAAGCAGATCGGTCGATGGGATTCCGTCGTACAGGAGTTCGGTGGAAACGCTGACGATGTCGAGGAGTTCCTTGCACACTATTTCGCGGCCACAGAAAAGGAGTTCGAGACGGTCACTGATGCGAAGAATGAGTTGCTTGAGGCGTTCCGACTGAAGAATATCAGCCGAACGAGTATCAAATCGCGCCTCGCAAATCCGGGAGATGCGCGGGACTTCCTCGAGGAGTTACAGGAGTATGCAGTACGGTATCGTGAGATAACCAACGCAGATCTCGTGGACGATGACAAGCAGTTGAATCAGGACTACCGTGAGGAATGTGAGTCAATCCTGCGCCGACTGAATGGCCTCGGAACCAGTCAGTGGCGGCCGTTCGTTATGTACGTATATCAAAAGGTCACTGAGACTCCAGGACAAAACGAATTCCTCCGGGATATTCTGAAGACAGTAGAGAATATCACGTTCCGTGTGGCGATTTCTCCGCACGTCGCGACCGTCGTTGACAGCACGTATCCGAAGTCGACCCAGAAATTCATCGAATTGGAGCGGTCCGGTAGTGAATTCGATGTGGAGAAAATCTCCAGAGAACTCATCGACAATATCGACAGTGGTGCTCGCCAGGTATTCGGAGAGGACTTTGCAGACAGCCTCATTTCCGAGAGTAACTGGCAGAATAACCAGACGAAGCAGTTGTTCTTGAAACTCGCAGACGAGTATTATCGTCGCGAGAACCGAACGGGGATTACGAAGACGGGGATCTCTGACGCCACAGATGAAGTTCATATCGAGCATATTCTCCCACTGAACTTCTTCCAGAAGTACAAGCAGAACCCGTATGCGTGGCCTGAGTTCTTTTTTAGTGGTGAAAGAGACAAGCCTTTGGAAGGTCGTATTGACCTTCTCCGTAGACACAAAGCTGCTGAGATAGACTCCGACTCAGACGGATCTGAAGTTGTAGAGCGGGTCGTTTCCTCCATTCAGGAGAACTTCGTCCGAGACCTGGGCAATATGATGCTCTTGGACTCCAAGCTGAACCAGTCAATCAAGAATCGGCTGTTTTCGGTGAAACTCCGAGAATATCACAGCGAGCACGCCAAAGACCTCACCAATGTCGTCAACGAATTCTTCTCTGAGGGAGGAGCGATTGATGGGAGGTCGCTGAATGAGTTGTCTCGGATCGACTTGCCGGATGATGAGACGGACCCCGACGCAGCTAAGATAGTTACAGAGTTCAACAAATGGTGGAACTACGAGCGTGCTGTCGATCGTAAGGCCGAACTGATCACTGAGATCATAGATTCACTAAGCTTCAGCGTGATCGACGATGAGTTCGAGACGATCAGACCAAACGTCGAAGAGTTGGTCAGAGAGGACTACAATACGCGATTCATGTTGATGAGCGCGTAG
- a CDS encoding spermidine synthase has product MSSTRRFDALRLSRPEVAVFVSGVASMGLEILAGRMIAPQFGSSIYTWGTIIGVFLAALSYGYHRGGKQAAERATNGRMARVFLLTAAYVAGLILVGDVLLRATSGFPLPGRVASLPAVTLLFGPPTYLLGYVSPYAAELSAKQGLGEASGHVYMLGTVGSIVGAFATTYFLIPSLGIDQIALVFGALSIATAVAISRPIGRERATVTGFVALLLVASVATGAAGYTVEGEVVYETQTPYQNLRVVDLGDTRTLYLGGQRHSAMDLSEPNRHVFQYTRYFHLPYLVADDPDEIDRVLFIGGGGFTGPKRFVHEYENVTVDVAEIDPAVIATAKEYFRVEESGRLNIHNQGGRQFLRETNHTYDLIVLDAYQKDKVPFELTTREFMSLANDRLDDDGIVFANVISAANGPASQFYRAEYRTMSKVYPQVYSFPTAGGGVVQNIELIATKNDSRLSEAQLLARNERREVGVDLGAEIRTYAAAPRTDDVPVLRDDRAPVDSLLDPMVGQRYVIQESNASESEGDPQQGRERREAAPIAVRSASVRSG; this is encoded by the coding sequence ATGAGTTCGACCCGCCGCTTCGACGCCCTCCGACTGAGCAGGCCGGAGGTCGCGGTGTTCGTCTCCGGCGTCGCGAGCATGGGCCTGGAGATCCTCGCCGGTCGGATGATCGCCCCGCAGTTCGGCAGCAGCATCTACACCTGGGGCACGATCATCGGCGTGTTCCTCGCGGCGCTCAGCTACGGCTACCACCGCGGCGGCAAACAGGCCGCCGAGCGCGCGACGAACGGCCGAATGGCCCGCGTGTTCCTGCTGACGGCCGCCTACGTCGCGGGGCTGATCCTCGTCGGCGACGTGTTGTTGCGCGCCACCTCGGGCTTCCCGCTCCCCGGTCGAGTCGCATCGCTGCCGGCGGTGACGCTGCTGTTCGGCCCGCCGACGTACCTCCTCGGCTACGTGAGCCCCTACGCCGCAGAGCTGTCCGCCAAGCAGGGGCTGGGCGAGGCGTCGGGGCACGTGTACATGCTCGGAACGGTCGGCAGCATCGTCGGGGCGTTCGCGACCACGTACTTCCTGATCCCCTCGCTCGGGATCGACCAGATCGCGCTGGTGTTCGGCGCGCTCTCGATCGCGACGGCGGTCGCGATCAGCCGGCCGATCGGGCGCGAGCGCGCGACCGTCACCGGCTTCGTCGCGCTGCTGCTCGTCGCGTCGGTCGCGACCGGCGCCGCGGGCTACACCGTCGAGGGAGAAGTGGTGTACGAGACGCAGACGCCGTACCAGAACCTCCGCGTCGTCGACCTCGGGGACACCCGAACCCTCTATCTCGGCGGGCAGCGCCACAGCGCCATGGACCTGTCGGAGCCGAACCGGCACGTGTTCCAGTACACTCGCTACTTCCATCTGCCGTATCTCGTCGCGGACGACCCGGACGAGATCGACCGCGTGCTGTTCATCGGCGGCGGGGGATTCACCGGTCCGAAGCGATTCGTCCACGAGTACGAGAACGTGACCGTCGACGTAGCCGAGATCGATCCGGCTGTGATCGCGACGGCGAAGGAGTATTTCCGAGTCGAGGAGTCCGGGCGGCTGAACATCCACAACCAGGGCGGCCGGCAGTTCCTGCGTGAGACGAACCACACGTACGACCTGATCGTGCTCGACGCCTACCAGAAGGACAAGGTGCCGTTCGAGCTGACCACGCGGGAGTTCATGTCGCTCGCGAACGACCGCCTCGACGACGACGGGATCGTGTTCGCGAACGTCATCTCGGCCGCCAACGGCCCTGCCTCGCAGTTCTACCGCGCGGAGTACCGCACCATGTCGAAGGTGTACCCGCAGGTGTACAGCTTCCCGACCGCCGGCGGCGGCGTGGTCCAGAACATCGAGCTGATCGCGACGAAGAACGACAGCCGGCTCTCGGAGGCGCAGTTGCTCGCGCGCAACGAGCGCCGCGAGGTGGGCGTCGACCTCGGCGCGGAGATCCGGACGTACGCCGCCGCGCCCCGGACGGACGACGTTCCCGTCCTTCGAGACGACCGAGCGCCGGTCGACAGCCTCCTGGACCCGATGGTCGGGCAGCGCTACGTGATCCAAGAGTCGAACGCGAGTGAGTCGGAAGGGGATCCCCAGCAGGGGCGTGAGCGGCGGGAGGCCGCTCCGATAGCCGTTCGAAGCGCGAGCGTCCGCTCGGGCTGA
- a CDS encoding deoxyhypusine synthase, protein MSDEGHEGSDDSDGGGYHPPEREAFDHDPLGHARVRGGMTVGELVDQYGHAGIGAESVHGAAGVLSEMWADDDCTVFVSLAGAMVPTGMRRIVADLIRDGYVDALVTTGANLTHDAIEATGGKHHHGEERQEGKSLREHDEQLRDEEVDRIYNVYLPQEHFAEFEGHLRDEVFPPLAERDGAVSIADLTAELGRANAEVNEREDVEEAPGVAAAAYEHDVPVYCPAVQDSVLGLQAWMYSQTSDLLLDALADMTPLTDMAFEADTAGCLLVGGGVPKNFTLQTMLVTPRAYDYAVQITMDPEATGGLSGATLEEARSWGKLEKDARNASVYGDATVFLPLLVAAARERVEAE, encoded by the coding sequence ATGAGCGACGAGGGCCACGAGGGGAGCGACGACAGCGACGGCGGCGGCTACCACCCGCCCGAGCGCGAGGCGTTCGATCACGACCCGCTCGGTCACGCGCGGGTCCGCGGCGGCATGACCGTCGGCGAACTGGTCGACCAGTACGGACACGCGGGGATCGGCGCGGAGTCGGTCCACGGCGCGGCGGGCGTGCTCTCGGAGATGTGGGCCGACGACGACTGCACCGTGTTCGTCTCGCTCGCGGGCGCGATGGTGCCGACCGGAATGCGGCGGATCGTCGCGGACCTCATCCGCGACGGCTACGTCGACGCGCTCGTGACGACGGGGGCGAACCTGACCCACGACGCGATCGAGGCGACCGGCGGCAAACACCACCACGGCGAGGAGCGACAGGAGGGCAAGAGCCTCCGCGAGCACGACGAGCAGCTCCGTGACGAGGAGGTCGACCGCATTTACAACGTCTACCTCCCGCAGGAGCACTTCGCGGAGTTCGAGGGGCACCTCCGCGACGAGGTGTTCCCCCCGCTGGCCGAGCGCGACGGCGCCGTCTCCATCGCCGACCTGACCGCCGAGCTGGGCCGCGCGAACGCCGAGGTCAACGAGCGCGAGGACGTCGAGGAGGCCCCCGGCGTCGCCGCCGCCGCGTACGAACACGACGTGCCGGTGTACTGCCCGGCGGTACAGGACTCCGTGCTCGGACTGCAGGCGTGGATGTACAGTCAGACCTCGGACCTGCTGCTCGACGCGCTGGCGGACATGACGCCGCTGACGGACATGGCGTTCGAGGCGGACACCGCGGGCTGTCTGTTGGTCGGCGGCGGCGTGCCGAAGAACTTCACGCTCCAGACGATGCTCGTCACGCCGCGCGCGTACGACTACGCGGTGCAGATAACGATGGACCCGGAGGCGACCGGCGGCCTCTCTGGGGCGACGCTGGAAGAGGCCCGATCGTGGGGGAAGCTGGAGAAGGACGCCCGAAACGCGTCCGTCTACGGCGACGCGACGGTGTTCCTCCCGCTGCTCGTGGCGGCGGCGCGCGAGCGCGTCGAGGCCGAGTAG